The following are encoded in a window of Mycoplasmopsis bovis PG45 genomic DNA:
- a CDS encoding 5'-3' exonuclease: MNSDNNLMLLVDGNFLVFQSFYASYNKYKPNSVLVAKDGTTTNGVHVFFQTLFKLMRLYNPTHMFIAFDAKGKTKRHEVYNNYKAGREKAPEIIFEQFDLTKKILSAMNIKWFEKVGYEADDLIATITKHNNQFKNYIYSKDKDLLQLVNENNCIIKVVRNPGNFTEYSLETINEFVDIYGINPNQIPDYKGLAGDTSDRLKGVAGIGPKKAVSLLNEFGSLEAIYENIGKISGKTKEYLENDYESAHFCKKLAILNPDVEMDTDIDNYKIVLNRNEAEEILNEFGFYNVLDTYINVFLPKYKSA, encoded by the coding sequence ATGAATAGCGATAATAATCTTATGTTACTAGTTGATGGTAACTTTCTAGTTTTTCAGTCTTTCTATGCATCATATAATAAATATAAACCAAATAGTGTTCTAGTAGCCAAAGATGGCACAACTACTAATGGCGTGCATGTGTTTTTTCAAACTTTATTTAAACTAATGAGACTTTATAATCCAACTCATATGTTTATTGCTTTTGATGCTAAAGGTAAAACTAAGAGACATGAAGTGTATAATAACTATAAAGCCGGAAGAGAAAAAGCACCAGAAATAATATTTGAGCAATTTGATCTTACTAAAAAAATTCTTAGTGCAATGAACATAAAATGGTTTGAGAAAGTTGGCTACGAAGCTGATGACTTAATAGCAACAATAACAAAACATAATAACCAATTTAAAAACTACATTTATTCTAAAGATAAAGACTTGCTTCAATTAGTTAATGAAAATAACTGCATCATAAAAGTTGTTAGAAATCCAGGGAATTTTACTGAATATAGTCTAGAAACAATAAATGAATTTGTTGACATATATGGTATTAATCCTAATCAAATTCCTGACTATAAAGGCCTAGCTGGTGATACATCTGATAGACTAAAGGGAGTAGCTGGCATTGGGCCTAAAAAAGCTGTGAGTTTACTTAATGAATTTGGCTCTTTGGAAGCTATTTATGAGAACATTGGCAAAATTAGTGGCAAAACCAAGGAATACTTAGAAAACGACTATGAATCAGCTCACTTTTGCAAAAAATTAGCTATTTTAAACCCTGATGTTGAGATGGACACTGACATTGACAACTATAAAATAGTGTTAAATAGAAATGAAGCAGAAGAAATATTGAATGAGTTTGGCTTTTATAATGTTTTAGATACATACATTAATGTATTTCTACCCAAATACAAGTCTGCCTAG
- a CDS encoding IS1634-like element ISMbov3 family transposase, which produces MKKSKNDAKRQWRTSIARVKKGEYLSIGVPRPDNKGFVYRLGYGYLHELKQYHDDPLTIIKAIIANFPLSWTKEQARTKLDEIFKEKKETKKEVLERFKGYEVVEKLFDYFNIFNDCSPTKSITLKDVVLQLIYQRIKNPISVFNTYMTAKKEKIDTYSKNSFYRSLDYIAKNKDEILRNLNAKICANTNRKIDVLWFDATTTYFETFSREGYKKPGYSKDGKFKEDQIVIGMATDENGIPLHYKIFPGNVTDSNTFIPFMLEIADIYEVNSVTIIADKGMSVNRNIRFLESKNWKYIISYRMKAGSKQFKEYVLDEKDYVNDGGLIYKTRDIASSYNKKRINGHFRRQIISFSQKRATKDKNDRDILIQNFTKKMNKDNLVSCDDLAGSKKYRFFKPISKGAFYELDIEKIQEDQKYDGYYVYETNRTDLSVKEVINLYSKQWQIESNFKTLKGKLSLRPMYLSTWNHIVGYVCLCFISLVFLNYIIYTLNLKLGLTEKSKITEHKVINVIKEVKEIEVFVNKQKIETIQVYNDELQESWQTYQILLELLTKEKVT; this is translated from the coding sequence ATGAAAAAGTCGAAAAATGATGCAAAAAGACAATGAAGAACATCAATAGCAAGAGTTAAAAAAGGTGAATACTTATCAATTGGAGTGCCAAGACCAGATAACAAAGGTTTTGTATACAGATTAGGATATGGTTATTTGCATGAATTAAAACAATATCACGATGATCCGCTAACAATTATCAAAGCAATTATTGCAAACTTTCCATTGTCTTGAACAAAAGAACAAGCAAGAACTAAATTAGATGAGATTTTTAAAGAGAAAAAAGAGACCAAAAAAGAAGTTTTAGAAAGGTTTAAAGGTTACGAAGTAGTTGAAAAACTATTTGATTATTTCAATATTTTTAATGATTGTTCTCCCACAAAATCGATAACATTAAAAGATGTTGTTTTACAGTTGATTTATCAAAGAATTAAAAATCCAATAAGTGTTTTTAACACTTATATGACAGCAAAAAAAGAAAAAATAGACACTTATTCAAAAAATTCATTTTATAGATCATTAGACTATATAGCAAAAAACAAAGATGAAATTTTAAGAAATTTAAATGCAAAAATTTGTGCAAATACTAATAGAAAAATTGATGTATTATGATTTGACGCAACAACTACTTATTTTGAAACATTTTCTCGTGAAGGTTATAAAAAACCTGGCTATTCAAAAGATGGAAAATTTAAAGAAGACCAGATTGTTATAGGCATGGCAACTGATGAAAATGGGATACCGTTACACTACAAAATATTTCCAGGAAATGTTACTGATTCGAATACTTTCATACCTTTTATGCTTGAAATTGCAGATATTTATGAAGTTAACAGTGTAACTATAATTGCTGACAAAGGAATGAGTGTTAATAGAAATATTAGATTTTTAGAATCTAAGAATTGAAAATACATAATCTCATATAGAATGAAAGCTGGAAGCAAACAATTTAAAGAGTATGTATTAGATGAAAAAGATTATGTAAATGATGGTGGTTTGATATACAAAACTCGTGATATTGCATCTTCATACAATAAAAAAAGAATTAATGGACATTTTAGAAGACAAATAATTAGTTTTAGTCAAAAACGAGCGACTAAAGACAAAAACGATAGAGATATTTTAATTCAAAATTTCACTAAGAAAATGAATAAAGATAATCTTGTTTCTTGTGATGATCTAGCGGGATCTAAAAAATATAGATTCTTCAAACCTATAAGCAAAGGTGCATTTTATGAACTTGACATAGAAAAAATACAAGAAGATCAAAAATATGATGGATACTATGTTTACGAAACAAACAGAACAGATTTATCAGTAAAAGAAGTTATTAATTTATATTCAAAACAATGACAAATTGAGTCTAATTTCAAGACATTAAAAGGTAAATTATCTCTTCGTCCAATGTATTTATCAACTTGAAACCATATTGTTGGTTACGTTTGTTTATGTTTCATTTCATTAGTATTTTTAAACTACATCATCTACACTCTAAATTTAAAATTAGGACTGACTGAAAAAAGTAAAATTACTGAGCATAAAGTGATTAATGTTATCAAAGAAGTTAAAGAAATTGAAGTATTTGTAAATAAACAAAAAATCGAAACTATACAAGTTTATAACGACGAGTTACAAGAAAGTTGGCAAACTTATCAAATATTATTAGAACTTTTAACAAAAGAAAAAGTCACTTAG
- a CDS encoding 5'-nucleotidase C-terminal domain-containing protein has translation MKRKFILGLGAISAFAAIPMVAATCGVSSPKQVAKARAAYDEAFKKFNDAVESDIKELVQKKEAINAKDIDKEKKKKLTEEKDAWVKTRTPILQGLRKKANDAFINLRKVQKNFKTQVVKVVHTNDEHGRLVFDDGKYNNYSGMQGLAEVLNKDFDRDLLLSAGDLIQGLPLSDSDKGLTISKVAKEMKYQAVAIGNHEFDYGLEHMFNIEKQTAGMPFLSANIVWNDKAVAEKVKTKDGKLAVKNEQVFTPYIIKTLESGIKVGIMGITTPDTQWTSNPKNSVHVTFLDPIESGKKTVEELKSKGVNFIIALTHLGVNRPDTRWDSREFTKNVAGVDLVLDGHSHTRVDIERKDEEKGFLTQAECYTKYLSELDLVVDKETGKVTEVKQYLRTIEYTELLGGKENSIASIKDMIGKLKEKFDAVNDKVVFNLPIEFKHTEEVKIKPGNGEKEVSIWRGRAQQTNLGTFAADAAAYDFIENNPKVNGQVVQFNADNVIGLVNGGGLRQDTQSGDIKRADLLGISPFGNRIAAVQVKGSVLLEAMKHGASKVFSGAYAQYSHNVSAKISYKETKDGKFIYELDEDSVMINNKKVEKDKDYYIVTNDFILIGGDGYEMLDYVKHPEKAKSVFEGGDILESYIKFGQLITNKEQKESTNAFGKRKVDDYKNISPNNIEVKHSK, from the coding sequence ATGAAGCGAAAATTTATTTTAGGTTTAGGAGCAATTTCTGCATTTGCAGCCATTCCAATGGTTGCAGCTACTTGTGGTGTTTCATCACCAAAGCAAGTCGCAAAGGCAAGAGCTGCCTATGATGAAGCTTTTAAAAAGTTTAATGATGCAGTTGAGTCTGACATAAAAGAATTGGTGCAAAAGAAAGAAGCTATTAATGCTAAGGACATAGACAAAGAAAAAAAGAAGAAATTAACAGAAGAAAAAGATGCGTGAGTTAAGACCAGAACTCCTATTTTACAGGGCTTAAGAAAAAAAGCTAATGATGCATTTATAAACTTAAGAAAGGTTCAAAAGAACTTTAAAACACAAGTTGTTAAAGTTGTGCATACTAATGACGAACATGGTCGTTTAGTCTTTGATGATGGTAAATATAACAATTATTCAGGTATGCAAGGATTAGCTGAAGTGTTAAACAAAGACTTTGATAGAGATTTACTACTATCAGCTGGTGATTTAATTCAAGGTCTTCCTTTATCAGATTCTGATAAAGGTTTAACAATATCTAAAGTTGCCAAGGAAATGAAATACCAAGCAGTAGCTATTGGAAACCATGAATTTGACTATGGTTTAGAACATATGTTCAACATTGAAAAACAAACTGCTGGAATGCCATTTTTATCAGCTAATATTGTCTGAAATGACAAAGCAGTTGCTGAAAAAGTTAAAACAAAAGATGGTAAATTAGCCGTTAAAAATGAACAGGTATTTACTCCATATATTATTAAAACTTTAGAATCGGGCATTAAAGTCGGAATTATGGGTATTACAACACCTGATACTCAATGAACAAGTAATCCTAAGAACTCAGTTCATGTAACATTTTTAGACCCAATTGAATCAGGTAAGAAAACTGTTGAAGAACTAAAGAGCAAAGGCGTTAATTTCATTATTGCCTTAACTCACTTAGGCGTTAACCGTCCTGACACTAGATGAGACTCTAGAGAATTTACTAAAAATGTTGCTGGAGTTGACTTAGTACTTGATGGTCACTCACACACTAGAGTTGATATTGAACGTAAAGATGAAGAAAAAGGCTTTTTAACACAAGCTGAATGTTATACTAAATATCTAAGTGAGCTAGACTTAGTTGTTGACAAAGAAACTGGTAAAGTTACTGAAGTTAAACAATACTTAAGAACAATTGAATATACCGAATTATTAGGCGGCAAAGAAAATTCAATTGCATCTATTAAAGATATGATTGGCAAACTAAAAGAAAAATTTGATGCTGTCAATGACAAAGTTGTGTTTAATTTACCTATTGAATTTAAGCACACTGAAGAAGTTAAAATTAAACCTGGAAATGGTGAAAAAGAAGTTTCTATTTGAAGAGGTAGAGCACAACAAACTAACCTAGGAACCTTTGCTGCTGATGCCGCTGCTTATGATTTTATTGAAAATAATCCAAAGGTCAATGGACAAGTAGTTCAATTTAATGCTGACAATGTTATTGGATTAGTAAATGGTGGTGGACTACGTCAAGATACTCAATCTGGTGATATTAAAAGAGCTGATTTACTAGGAATTTCGCCTTTTGGTAACAGAATTGCTGCTGTTCAAGTGAAAGGAAGCGTTTTATTAGAAGCTATGAAGCATGGTGCTTCAAAAGTGTTCTCAGGTGCATATGCACAATACTCACATAATGTAAGTGCGAAAATTAGTTATAAAGAAACTAAAGATGGCAAATTCATCTATGAATTAGATGAAGATAGTGTAATGATTAATAACAAAAAAGTTGAAAAAGACAAAGATTATTACATTGTTACAAATGACTTTATTCTAATTGGTGGCGATGGATACGAAATGCTTGATTATGTTAAACATCCTGAAAAAGCCAAGAGCGTTTTTGAAGGTGGTGACATTTTAGAGAGCTATATCAAATTTGGTCAATTGATTACAAATAAAGAGCAAAAAGAATCAACCAATGCATTCGGAAAGCGCAAGGTTGATGATTATAAAAATATTTCGCCAAATAATATTGAAGTAAAACACAGCAAGTAA
- the fusA gene encoding elongation factor G has translation MARQYKLEDYRNIGIMAHIDAGKTTTTERILLHTGKIHKIGETHDGASQMDWMAQEQERGITITSAATTAFWKGKRINIIDTPGHVDFTVEVERSLRVLDGAVTVLDAQSGVEPQTETVWRQATTYRVPRLIYVNKMDKAGADFFASVKSVKTRLNANAVAIQIPIGQESDFKGIVDLVEMKAYEYDGKPEENAKEIEIPFDLQAIAKEKRQELIEAVATYDEEFMMKVLDGVEPTLEELKSMIRKATLTSEFFPAVCGTSFKNKGVKKMIDAVVDYLPSPLDIPAAKAHKGENEEIDVPATDDYPFTGLAFKVMTDPFVGSLTFIRLYAGTLQKGSYVYNSTKGTKERIGRLILMHANSRSEIDEANAGDIVAAVGLKGTTTGDTLIAEKAPEIVLERMVFPEPVISQALEPESKDAMEKLALGLQKLAAEDPTFRTYTDEETGQTIIAGMGELHLDIIVDRLKREHGVKAKVGAPQVSYRETITKSADVEGKHIKQSGGKGQYGHVWIKFEPNPDKGFEFVDKIVGGKIPKEYIKPIQKGLEDKMASGILAGYPMIDIKATLFDGSYHDVDSSELAYKIAASKALTKAKDLVGTVLLEPIMDVSVIIPDDYYGDVMGDITRRRGQIQESELRNDGAHILRCLTPLSEMFGYATDLRSMTAGRGNYQMQFHHYEKCPKNIADEIIKKRNIQLKDED, from the coding sequence ATGGCTAGACAATATAAATTAGAAGATTACCGTAATATAGGTATTATGGCTCACATTGATGCTGGTAAAACAACAACTACTGAAAGAATTTTATTGCACACAGGTAAAATTCACAAAATTGGTGAAACACACGATGGTGCTTCACAAATGGACTGAATGGCTCAAGAGCAAGAACGTGGTATTACAATTACTTCTGCTGCTACAACAGCTTTTTGAAAAGGCAAGAGAATCAACATTATTGACACACCAGGTCACGTTGACTTTACTGTTGAAGTTGAACGTTCACTCCGTGTATTAGACGGTGCCGTGACTGTATTAGATGCTCAATCTGGTGTTGAACCTCAAACTGAAACAGTTTGAAGACAAGCTACTACATATAGAGTTCCAAGACTTATTTATGTAAATAAAATGGATAAAGCTGGAGCTGATTTCTTTGCTTCAGTTAAGTCTGTTAAAACAAGATTAAACGCTAATGCAGTTGCAATTCAAATTCCAATTGGTCAAGAAAGCGATTTCAAAGGAATTGTTGACCTTGTGGAAATGAAAGCTTACGAATATGATGGAAAACCTGAAGAAAATGCTAAGGAAATTGAAATTCCATTTGATTTACAAGCTATTGCAAAAGAAAAAAGACAAGAATTAATTGAAGCTGTTGCAACTTATGACGAAGAATTTATGATGAAAGTTCTAGATGGTGTTGAACCTACATTAGAAGAACTTAAGTCAATGATTCGTAAAGCAACATTAACTTCAGAATTTTTCCCTGCAGTTTGTGGAACTAGTTTTAAAAACAAAGGTGTTAAGAAGATGATTGACGCCGTTGTTGATTATCTTCCATCACCATTAGACATTCCAGCTGCAAAAGCACACAAGGGAGAAAATGAAGAAATTGATGTGCCTGCAACTGACGACTATCCTTTTACAGGTTTAGCATTTAAGGTTATGACTGACCCATTTGTTGGTTCACTAACATTCATTAGACTTTATGCTGGAACTTTACAAAAAGGTAGTTATGTATATAATTCAACAAAAGGCACCAAAGAAAGAATTGGACGTCTTATTTTAATGCACGCAAACTCTCGTAGTGAAATTGATGAAGCTAATGCAGGTGATATTGTTGCTGCTGTTGGTCTTAAAGGCACAACAACTGGTGACACACTAATTGCCGAAAAAGCCCCTGAAATAGTCTTAGAAAGAATGGTTTTCCCAGAACCAGTTATTTCTCAAGCGCTAGAACCTGAATCAAAAGATGCTATGGAAAAATTAGCTTTAGGCTTACAAAAATTAGCAGCTGAAGACCCTACATTTAGAACATACACTGACGAAGAGACAGGTCAAACAATTATCGCTGGTATGGGTGAGCTTCACTTAGACATTATTGTTGACCGTCTAAAAAGAGAACACGGAGTTAAGGCAAAAGTTGGTGCTCCACAAGTTTCATATCGTGAAACAATTACTAAGAGTGCTGATGTTGAAGGTAAACACATTAAGCAATCTGGTGGTAAAGGTCAATATGGTCACGTATGAATTAAATTTGAACCTAACCCAGACAAAGGTTTTGAATTCGTTGACAAAATTGTTGGCGGTAAGATACCTAAAGAATACATTAAGCCAATTCAAAAAGGTCTAGAAGACAAAATGGCTAGTGGTATATTAGCTGGATATCCAATGATTGACATTAAAGCTACATTGTTTGATGGTTCATACCACGATGTCGATTCATCTGAATTAGCCTATAAAATAGCAGCATCTAAAGCATTGACTAAAGCAAAAGATTTAGTTGGAACAGTGCTATTAGAACCTATTATGGATGTTTCAGTTATCATTCCTGATGATTACTATGGTGATGTAATGGGCGACATTACTCGTCGTAGAGGTCAAATTCAAGAAAGTGAACTAAGAAATGATGGTGCACACATTTTACGTTGTTTAACACCATTAAGTGAAATGTTTGGTTACGCTACAGACTTGCGTAGTATGACTGCTGGTCGTGGAAACTATCAAATGCAATTCCACCACTATGAAAAATGTCCTAAAAACATTGCTGATGAAATTATCAAAAAACGTAATATTCAGCTTAAAGACGAAGATTAA
- the rpsG gene encoding 30S ribosomal protein S7: MSRKHSAPIRKVLADPVFNSVLVTKLINAIMLDGKKSLAQDILYSAFNIIKEKTQKDPMEVFQAAVENVTPQLEVRTRRIGGTNYQVPTEVSARRKQTLSLRWLVQYARLRNEKTMDVRLANEIIDASNKTGGAIKKREDTHKMAEANRAFAHFRW, translated from the coding sequence ATGTCTAGAAAACATAGTGCACCTATAAGAAAAGTGCTTGCAGACCCAGTTTTTAATTCTGTATTAGTTACTAAATTAATTAACGCCATTATGCTTGATGGTAAAAAATCACTAGCACAAGATATCTTATATTCAGCATTTAACATAATTAAAGAAAAAACACAAAAAGACCCAATGGAAGTATTTCAGGCTGCTGTAGAAAATGTTACTCCTCAATTAGAAGTAAGAACTAGAAGAATTGGTGGTACCAACTATCAAGTCCCAACTGAAGTTTCTGCTAGAAGAAAGCAAACTTTATCACTTAGATGATTAGTTCAGTATGCTCGTCTAAGAAATGAAAAAACAATGGATGTTAGATTAGCTAACGAAATTATTGATGCATCAAATAAAACAGGTGGAGCTATCAAAAAACGTGAAGACACACACAAAATGGCTGAAGCCAACCGTGCCTTTGCTCACTTTAGATGATAG
- the rpsL gene encoding 30S ribosomal protein S12, translated as MPTTNQLVVNGRENKVRKQNAPALNLSFNTLTKSARKLPAPFKRGVCTRVATMTPKKPNSASRKYARVKLSNGMEITAYIGGEGHNLQEHSVVLIRGGRVKDLPGVRYHIVRGTQDLAGVANRKQGRSLYGAKKEKK; from the coding sequence ATGCCTACAACAAATCAATTGGTTGTTAATGGTAGAGAAAACAAAGTACGTAAGCAAAATGCTCCTGCTTTGAACCTTAGTTTTAATACTTTAACTAAGTCAGCTCGTAAATTACCAGCACCATTTAAACGTGGTGTATGTACCAGAGTTGCTACTATGACTCCTAAAAAACCTAACTCAGCATCTCGTAAGTATGCTCGTGTTAAATTGTCAAATGGAATGGAAATTACAGCATACATTGGAGGTGAAGGACACAACCTTCAAGAACACTCTGTTGTGTTAATTCGTGGGGGAAGAGTTAAAGACCTTCCTGGTGTTAGATATCATATAGTGCGTGGTACACAAGATTTAGCTGGTGTTGCTAACCGTAAGCAAGGTCGTAGTTTATACGGCGCTAAAAAAGAAAAGAAATAA
- a CDS encoding trigger factor-related chaperone produces MINYKEKKEQIDIDSKAWETLKTKSIIELTTNGQKSTLKDVEHYTIDKTIDEKVNKMLNELRNEDSNFVAIPPIIVIDGPSKNGVKIDISVTYYSSTEISKVDYSNLNLDFTYRPVPKEFLDSSFEKMISEYPILYSVDEAISENDVVTWSAIRSSNNKILGEDKEVRTKATKTDSFSINNEIIGHKVNEQFETTAPDGVSFQITINEVKRPVPTYLNDENIHLAMLPNVNSLNDFKEKIARDTAKNNASNFLLKYYEMALDAIVSKNEISINDQNIFHSTSNHIDAILANIDDEIHRRMIFEQILNETGEGLKILERARENSITSYYLVLIDNILGGKENINVTEEDIQKELEYINHSMFPRPNGVDSEELFSILMHQKMALYLMKINNPSQYEIVKKDLNLDI; encoded by the coding sequence ATGATTAATTACAAAGAAAAAAAAGAACAAATTGATATTGATTCTAAGGCTTGAGAAACATTAAAAACTAAGTCAATTATAGAACTAACAACAAACGGCCAAAAATCAACATTAAAAGATGTTGAACACTACACAATTGATAAAACTATTGATGAAAAAGTGAATAAAATGCTTAATGAATTGCGCAATGAAGACTCAAACTTTGTTGCTATACCACCAATTATAGTTATTGATGGCCCTAGCAAAAACGGAGTTAAAATTGACATATCAGTAACTTATTATTCATCAACTGAGATTAGCAAGGTTGACTATTCTAATCTAAACTTAGATTTTACATATAGGCCTGTTCCAAAGGAATTTTTGGATAGTTCTTTTGAAAAAATGATTAGTGAATACCCAATTTTATACAGCGTTGATGAGGCTATTAGTGAAAATGATGTTGTTACTTGAAGCGCAATAAGAAGTTCAAATAATAAAATACTTGGCGAAGATAAAGAAGTAAGAACAAAGGCTACTAAAACTGATAGTTTTTCAATAAATAATGAAATTATTGGACATAAAGTTAATGAACAATTTGAAACCACTGCTCCTGATGGCGTGAGTTTCCAAATAACAATCAATGAAGTTAAGCGTCCAGTGCCAACATATCTAAATGATGAAAATATTCACTTAGCAATGCTTCCTAATGTTAATTCTTTAAATGATTTTAAGGAAAAAATTGCAAGGGATACAGCTAAAAACAATGCTTCAAATTTTCTCTTAAAGTACTACGAAATGGCTTTAGATGCTATAGTTTCTAAAAACGAAATTAGCATAAATGATCAAAACATTTTTCATTCTACATCAAACCATATTGATGCAATTTTAGCCAACATTGATGATGAAATTCACAGAAGAATGATTTTTGAACAAATACTTAATGAAACTGGTGAAGGACTAAAAATATTAGAAAGAGCAAGGGAGAACTCTATAACTTCATATTACTTAGTTTTAATTGATAATATCTTAGGTGGCAAAGAAAATATTAATGTCACAGAGGAAGATATTCAAAAAGAATTAGAATACATAAATCATTCAATGTTTCCAAGACCAAATGGAGTAGATTCCGAAGAATTATTTTCAATTTTAATGCATCAAAAGATGGCTTTATATTTAATGAAAATTAACAACCCTAGTCAATATGAAATAGTTAAAAAGGATCTCAATTTAGATATTTAA
- a CDS encoding ABC-F family ATP-binding cassette domain-containing protein yields the protein MLEVQNLSKIFSDKKLFENVSLKFTAGSTYGIIGANGAGKSTFLKIIAGDIEPTSGQIIVEKGRRISVLSQDHNAYDDMNVTDVVVLGNSDLFKIKEEKDAIYANPNATMEDYTHAGELEEKFGALGGWTAENDAQELLSGLQIPKEKWNSPMSQLTANQKIKVLLAKALFGNPDILIMDEPTNHLDLRAIKWLENFLADYENVVIVVSHDSDFLDNVCTNIVDIDFNEAKMYTGNYTFWKESSELARELMKQSNAKKELQIEKLKQFIARFSANASKSRQATSRKKSLEKITLDEIKPSNRKYPYINWEVHRAPGKDILEVEDLSYVNEQGETLFENVSFTLARGEKMVLIGDDDIAKTKFLECLIGEVKPTKGTIKWGQTVKFTYYPNDNSKYFNENISIIDWLAKWPPYNSTEETKDVSDHRMRSFLGRMLFSNDSVFKKVGITSGGEKARLMFSRMMLLEANFLILDQPLDHLDAESIDSVIQGLQNYKGGCIFTTYNRALVNNVANVILEIAPDKSFIYHGTLDEYEKIMNY from the coding sequence ATGTTGGAAGTACAAAATTTAAGCAAAATTTTTAGTGACAAAAAGCTTTTTGAAAATGTAAGTCTGAAATTTACTGCCGGAAGCACCTATGGCATAATTGGTGCCAATGGAGCTGGCAAGAGTACCTTTTTAAAAATAATTGCAGGTGATATTGAACCTACTTCAGGCCAAATAATTGTCGAAAAAGGACGTAGAATAAGCGTTTTAAGCCAAGATCACAATGCTTATGATGATATGAATGTTACTGACGTTGTAGTTTTAGGAAACAGTGACCTTTTTAAAATTAAAGAAGAAAAGGATGCAATATATGCTAATCCTAATGCCACAATGGAAGACTATACACATGCAGGTGAATTAGAAGAAAAATTTGGTGCTCTTGGTGGTTGAACAGCCGAAAATGATGCTCAGGAATTACTTTCAGGATTGCAAATTCCTAAAGAAAAATGAAACTCTCCAATGAGCCAATTAACAGCTAATCAAAAAATTAAGGTTTTATTAGCTAAAGCATTATTTGGTAATCCAGATATTCTGATTATGGACGAGCCTACTAACCACTTAGACCTACGTGCTATCAAGTGATTAGAAAATTTCTTAGCTGACTATGAAAATGTTGTTATAGTCGTATCCCATGATAGCGACTTCTTGGACAATGTATGTACAAATATTGTTGATATTGACTTTAATGAAGCTAAAATGTACACTGGAAACTATACATTTTGAAAAGAAAGTAGCGAACTAGCTAGAGAGCTAATGAAGCAATCTAATGCTAAAAAAGAATTACAAATTGAGAAACTAAAACAATTTATAGCTCGTTTTAGCGCTAATGCTTCTAAATCTAGACAAGCTACTAGTAGAAAAAAATCATTAGAAAAAATTACATTGGATGAGATTAAGCCTTCTAATAGAAAATATCCATATATAAATTGAGAAGTTCACAGAGCCCCTGGTAAAGACATTTTGGAAGTTGAAGACTTAAGTTATGTAAATGAGCAAGGCGAAACACTTTTCGAAAATGTTTCTTTCACTCTTGCAAGAGGCGAAAAAATGGTGCTTATTGGCGACGATGATATTGCTAAAACCAAATTTTTAGAGTGTTTAATTGGTGAGGTTAAACCTACCAAAGGCACTATAAAATGGGGACAAACGGTTAAATTTACTTACTATCCAAATGATAATAGTAAATATTTTAATGAAAATATTTCAATTATAGATTGACTTGCCAAGTGACCGCCATATAACTCAACTGAAGAAACTAAGGATGTTTCAGATCATAGGATGAGAAGCTTCTTAGGTAGAATGCTCTTCTCAAATGATTCAGTATTTAAAAAAGTAGGAATTACTTCAGGTGGAGAAAAAGCTAGGTTAATGTTCTCTAGAATGATGCTTTTAGAAGCTAACTTCTTAATTTTAGACCAGCCACTAGATCATCTAGATGCTGAAAGTATTGATAGTGTTATTCAAGGCTTACAAAATTATAAAGGTGGATGCATATTTACAACATATAACCGTGCTTTGGTTAATAATGTGGCCAATGTTATTCTTGAAATTGCTCCAGATAAAAGTTTTATTTACCATGGCACCTTAGATGAATATGAAAAAATAATGAATTATTAA